The genome window ATAAATCACCCCATTTGCCTCTGCAGACAGCTACTATAAATGAATTATCCAGTTGCTTTCATCACCATGCTCGTGTTTATCTAtaactttttcattttttaataaggTTTATACATTTATGGAAAATCGCGAAGTTTAACCTAAACACCATATATTATACCTAAACACCATAATCGTCGCATTTTATGTCAATAATATTAATTATGTAGTTTTATTCACATAATATTGTACAATTCTCATGGAACGTTACGGTAAAAGTGAAATTGTATTTTTGCAAATTGCTCCTTAAATAAaacggaaaaagaaaaagaaaaagaaatattgcAGAATGTGAATAGAGAATATGAATTCTAAAGAGAGCCTAGCTAGCTTGTTCATTCATTCAAACTAAGCAAAGTTtacaaaagaaaacaagaacaaaaataaataaaataaaagtgaaaaaagaaagaataatgCTGAATCATCTCTGCTGATCTCTGCCTTGTGAAACTGTCCActttttctctccctctctctccatgTTTCCAgggcttgtttttctttttcttctgcaaCGACATATGACTGCTGCTATGTAAATTTAGAGCAAGCTTATTCCTTGTGTCTTAATCCAATCCCCCTCCCCGTTTTTCAAACGGTTTTTTTATTCACCAATAaatcaataaattggaaaaaaactgatacaagtgatgatgatgacgacgacgacgacgatgactacccgagaagaagaagaagaagaagaagaagaagaagaagaagacgaagaagaagatcaAGAAGACAACAACAATCAGAAGACGATGAAATGGGGTGGTGATGTTCAAAGGagaataaaagaaattaatttaaaaaaacaagaaaaaaaaagatgagaaaatggaagaaCTAATTTTTTGAGGGTTTCAACTTTTGCTCATGTGAGGTATAATCTTACTTGAGCTAGATTGAGATACGTACACATTGTACAGTGATTTGGCCATGCACATTTCTCACTCGCATGCAAATGCATGCAAAAATCGATTCGGTTTTGATGTGGATTCGATCGATCGATCATCTCATTGAACCATGGCGAGGAAAGAGGGTGCACCGTTGCCTCCGCCGTTAGACGAACGGCCCGTATTCTGCTTCTGAAACTCTATCTTATACGCCATCTTCCTCTCTTGTTCGGTTTCTTCATCGTCGTCCTCGTCAATATCATCGTCTTCCATGTCCTCCTCCTCTTGATCCATAAGATTATCGCTATCCGCTTCCTCCATCCTGTTGTAGTCATCTACTACTAAATGTTGTGGCTGCCCTTGTTGGAAAACTTGCTGGTGATGATCATGCACTTCCATCAACTCCTTCACAATGTCTTCTGGCTTCAAATGCAAAACCAGTAATCAGCATATATCTATGTATACACTACTAATTTATTCACCGAAAATTTGTTCGCCAAATAATGCGGAGATGTGATTTTGAATCTCGTTTATTTTTAACAAGTAAGATACTGGCATGAATTTGATTTAATCTTAACGAGAAAGGCACTAACGCTTGGCGAATTATGATGATTCTAATCTCTCTAGACCCTAGcattgcaaatatttttttctaGATACATATGGAAAAACTTTACCTTCTTGGCAGCCTCTTCTTTTCCCTCTCCAAAGAGGTTAGCTCTCAAATTTGTTTCCACACTTGTGCTATGATCTGTATCCTTGTTTTCTGATCCGGCCGCTACTACTTGCCCTTGTGTTTGTGGCACTGTATGCGCACTTGGTTGCGGATGTGTGGATGAACCCGATTTTGGGTTCTCCTGTTGTTGCGGTTGCTGTTCTAGTTTATTTCCTAACGAGCCGCTGCTACCGCCGCTAGACCAGCCGCCAAGTACCCTTTTCCGGTAAAGAGCATCTAGTTCGTGAAAATATGGACACGTTTTCGCATCCTCCGGCCGCTTCTTGTTGCTCTCCTTCACCTTCTTGAAGTACTTGTTGATGTTCTCCCATTTCTCCTTGCACCTCTTGGCACGCCTCTTGTACCCCATCCGCCCCATACCGGCGGAGATTTCCTCCCAAAGTGGGCCCTTCGGACCTGCCTCTTGGTACCTCGGCTCAAGCCCACTCCTCAACTTTATCAGCGCTAGCACTTCTGCCTTCGGCCATCTAGAGGACGATGCGGGCTCGGAGCTCCCTCCTCCACCGCTAGCAATATTCTCCTGCGGTGTCGGAGGAGGTACCTGTTGTTCCGGTACAGCCATCACCGGTTGAACATTTTGTGTCTGCTGAACATGACGAACGTGTTGCACTTGTTGCGGCGGCTGAGGTTGTTGCTGTTGCGGTGTTTGATATGTCTGTGTCGTCGGCTGTGGCTGTGGCGGTGGCGTTGTCTGTGGTAATGGCGCGACAACTGACACCGACGGAGACACAGGTGGTGGGGGAGCGACGTGGACGTTGAGAGCCGGAGGCAACTGAATAGTCTGGCCAGTAATTTTCTGGAGGAAAGCGATAATGGCAGCGTCTCTGGAAGCAGAAATGGCCCGCTCTTGACTCATGAGCTCGTGCTCGCGAGTTAGCCGGGCCATCTCCTGACGCTTCCACGCCTCCTCCCTGATAGTTCTGTCCTGCTCCCTCTTCTCTATCACTTCTAGAAACCTCTGCTGCATGCTCTCTTGCTTTTGCATCACTTGCTTCATCAAAACCTCGAAAAACGCCATCATTTTTCGGGTACTTCCGCCGCCACTAGTTCCGGTACTAGTACTAGCACTCCCCCGTTTTCTCTTCCGACTCGAGGGCTCTCCTTCCATGTCATCATCGTCGTCCTCGTCGTCAGTTCCCGGGGAAGTCGACGAGCTGTTGGATGAGAAGTTAACGTCCATCGGCGTGGCTGTAGGTTGCGACGAAGGTATTATTGGAATTGCAGTGGCTTGTTGCTGCTGTTGGGAGGGGATTACTGGAATCGTGGGTGACATTCTGAACGAGGAGATGGGCATGGGGTTACTGACAGACCCAAACCCGACCGAAACCGGGTTCGGAGAAGCGTGTGCAGCGTGCACTCCCGGAGAGGCCGACACGTTGGCCATCGTTGCGGCGGCGGTGCCATGTAAAGCCTCCATCTCGCTGAAAAACTTGTAGTTTTTGCCGTCTTGGCGTCCCGCGCGGCCTTCTTTCGTCCGCTTGTAATATTTGTGAACGTTTTCGAATTTCTCCTTGCATTTCTTGGCATTTCTTTTGTACCCCAATTCCGCTAGTTTCCTGCACAATGCGTCACAAATCCATATTTTGTTATATAattaatcattaaaaaaaatgattcaaACCCAATAAAATAGTACAAATCATCATCTTCCCAACTAGGACTTGAGGGAGGGGAAGGagacaaaaattaaataaaaaaaggaggGGAGAGAGTGGGAGGAGAACCTCCCAGGCTCCCATGGTCCCTCACTTGGTCTCTATCTCctataaattaaata of Malus sylvestris chromosome 6, drMalSylv7.2, whole genome shotgun sequence contains these proteins:
- the LOC126626560 gene encoding trihelix transcription factor GTL1-like isoform X2 — its product is MQQQPAAGGAGGAGGVGGGSQTHYGGGGEMSAAEAAASAEQGQLVVEAASPISSRPPASAAVNMDELMTLSGAAVADEDALADRGGGGGSSGNRWPRQETLALLKIRSDMDATFRDATLKGPLWEDVSRKLAELGYKRNAKKCKEKFENVHKYYKRTKEGRAGRQDGKNYKFFSEMEALHGTAAATMANVSASPGVHAAHASPNPVSVGFGSVSNPMPISSFRMSPTIPVIPSQQQQQATAIPIIPSSQPTATPMDVNFSSNSSSTSPGTDDEDDDDDMEGEPSSRKRKRGSASTSTGTSGGGSTRKMMAFFEVLMKQVMQKQESMQQRFLEVIEKREQDRTIREEAWKRQEMARLTREHELMSQERAISASRDAAIIAFLQKITGQTIQLPPALNVHVAPPPPVSPSVSVVAPLPQTTPPPQPQPTTQTYQTPQQQQPQPPQQVQHVRHVQQTQNVQPVMAVPEQQVPPPTPQENIASGGGGSSEPASSSRWPKAEVLALIKLRSGLEPRYQEAGPKGPLWEEISAGMGRMGYKRRAKRCKEKWENINKYFKKVKESNKKRPEDAKTCPYFHELDALYRKRVLGGWSSGGSSGSLGNKLEQQPQQQENPKSGSSTHPQPSAHTVPQTQGQVVAAGSENKDTDHSTSVETNLRANLFGEGKEEAAKKKTL
- the LOC126626560 gene encoding trihelix transcription factor GTL1-like isoform X1: MQQQPAAGGAGGAGGVGGGSQTHYGGGGEMSAAEAAASAEQGQLVVEAASPISSRPPASAAVNMDELMTLSGAAVADEDALADRGGGGGSSGNRWPRQETLALLKIRSDMDATFRDATLKGPLWEDVSRKLAELGYKRNAKKCKEKFENVHKYYKRTKEGRAGRQDGKNYKFFSEMEALHGTAAATMANVSASPGVHAAHASPNPVSVGFGSVSNPMPISSFRMSPTIPVIPSQQQQQATAIPIIPSSQPTATPMDVNFSSNSSSTSPGTDDEDDDDDMEGEPSSRKRKRGSASTSTGTSGGGSTRKMMAFFEVLMKQVMQKQESMQQRFLEVIEKREQDRTIREEAWKRQEMARLTREHELMSQERAISASRDAAIIAFLQKITGQTIQLPPALNVHVAPPPPVSPSVSVVAPLPQTTPPPQPQPTTQTYQTPQQQQPQPPQQVQHVRHVQQTQNVQPVMAVPEQQVPPPTPQENIASGGGGSSEPASSSRWPKAEVLALIKLRSGLEPRYQEAGPKGPLWEEISAGMGRMGYKRRAKRCKEKWENINKYFKKVKESNKKRPEDAKTCPYFHELDALYRKRVLGGWSSGGSSGSLGNKLEQQPQQQENPKSGSSTHPQPSAHTVPQTQGQVVAAGSENKDTDHSTSVETNLRANLFGEGKEEAAKKPEDIVKELMEVHDHHQQVFQQGQPQHLVVDDYNRMEEADSDNLMDQEEEDMEDDDIDEDDDEETEQERKMAYKIEFQKQNTGRSSNGGGNGAPSFLAMVQ